In Epinephelus fuscoguttatus linkage group LG15, E.fuscoguttatus.final_Chr_v1, a genomic segment contains:
- the opn4.1 gene encoding LOW QUALITY PROTEIN: melanopsin-like (The sequence of the model RefSeq protein was modified relative to this genomic sequence to represent the inferred CDS: inserted 1 base in 1 codon; substituted 4 bases at 4 genomic stop codons), protein MSKVLHLHGHVPTHHTHPKPHLFSTVDVPDHTHYIIGSVILLVGVMGMLRNGLVIYVFCRSPTLCSPSNLLMVNLVAADFLMSLTQSPVFFVSSLHHHWVFGELACELYTFCGALFGITSMITLTAIAVDPCLAITRPLALLGGVSRERVWAVLVGXDYMSFTTAMRTSTILLFAFVFFVPLCLIAGCYFAIFQAVWEAAQEVEQLNCGETNKAYKRLLSDWRLAKVALGVILLFVISWSPYSAVALTSHLLTPYMNSVPAVIAKTSAIHNPIIYAITHPKYHAAIGCHVPLLRPLLWLHEKDLRSSFSSSSTSSHRATLTGQSPAGVQLSAGVWANSXXSXTRLSXASDSESCWTESEADGSSAGSAAVTGQVSTDVTADNTAAPNTNPDTTMSIFDTAIATTVLSQQRRQTGADSPDGGTAAE, encoded by the exons ATGTCGAAGGTTCTTCACCTTCATGGCCACGTCCCAACACACCACACTCACCCGAAGCCTCACCTGTTCTCCACGGTTGACGTTCCTGACCACACCCACTACATCATCGGCTCTGTCATCCTGTTGGTAGGGGTGATGGGCATGCTGCGAAACGGTCTGGTCATCTACGTGTTCTGTCGCAGTCCGACACTTTGTTCGCCCAGCAACCTGCTGATGGTCAACCTGGTGGCAGCAGACTTCCTGATGTCTCTGACGCAGTCTCCCGTCTTCTTTGTGTCCAGCCTACATCACCACTGGGTGTTTGGGGAGCTTGCCTGTGAGCTGTACACTTTCTGTGGTGCGTTGTTTGGCATCACCTCCATGATTACACTGACAGCCATTGCGGTGGATCCCTGCCTAGCTATCACACGGCCACTGGCTCTGCTGGGCGGGGTGAGTCGTGAGCGGGTGTGGGCGGTGCTGGTGG GGGACTACATGAGCTTCACCACCGCCATGCGCACCTCCACTATTCTGCTGTTCGCCTTCGTCTTCTTTGTCCCGCTCTGTCTCATCGCTGGCTGCTACTTCGCCATCTTCCAGGCGGTGTGGGAGGCAGCtcaggaggtggagcagctgaACTGTGGTGAGACCAACAAGGCATACAAGCGTCTGCTCAGTGACTGGCGGTTGGCTAAAGTTGCTCTGGGAGTGATCCTGCTGTTCGTCATCTCCTGGTCACCGTACTCTGCTGTAGCTCTGACCTCCCACCTACTGACACCCTACATGAACTCAGTTCCTGCTGTCATAGCAAAGACCTCCGCCATTCACAACCCCATCATCTACGCCATCACACACCCAAAGTACCACGCCGCCATCGGCTGCCACGTCCCACTGCTGCGCCCTCTGCTGTGGCTGCATGAAAAGGACCTGCGCTCATCTTtcagctccagcagcacttcATCTCACCGAGCCACGCTCACTGGTCAGAGCCCAGCAGGAGTCCAGCTCAGCGCCGGCGTCTGGGCCAACAGCTGATAGAGCTAGACCCGACTGTCCTAAGCGTCTGACAGCGAGTCTTGCTGGACGGAGAGCGAAGCTGATGGATCCAGTGCCGGATCAGCGGCCGTCACCGGACAGGTGTCCACTGACGTCACTGCAGACAACACTGCCGCCCCCAACACCAATCCTGACACCACCATGAGCATCTTTGACACCGCCATCGCCACCACCGTCCTTAGCCAGCAGAGACGACAGACAGGAGCTGACTCACCTGATGGGGGCACTGCAGCCGAGTAA